One Rhodoferax ferrireducens T118 DNA segment encodes these proteins:
- a CDS encoding IgGFc-binding protein, with protein sequence MMKTPASARLSRLAAILGAVCGGALMSSAHANELYFQMNPNLSSAGVREAFIFGAANATGTLTSTDGVVNTAFNLGAQGFSVLTVPQSYELASDTIQNNGFKIQSSSNVSGYFLNRAPQTTDMTYLIDGSKLGTSYVVAAYSGAGSEQVSAQATQNNTTVTINAAGGGSVTKVLNAGQTYMISSGSALTGSTVTADKPIAVFSGNACANIPVGNTYCDHIVEQMPSIAQLSKTYYVAPTPRTGVNGDVVRIVASADATQVKVDGVVLATLNAGQFSEIRVPVGKTITADKPILVAQYLIGQTEANANTDPAMTIVPGADQWLKSYVFATPSGTADFPTDYISLILATSDVASLRLDGAAIADPFTALGGGFSFANVDVSSKSGPFSITAGNPFQLLLSGYDAYDTYFTYGGAVFSPGASEPPPVPNGVPEPGSLALLGLGLAALAGLRRQKSA encoded by the coding sequence ATGATGAAGACACCAGCGTCAGCCAGACTCAGTCGTCTCGCTGCCATCCTGGGCGCCGTTTGTGGTGGCGCCCTTATGTCGTCGGCTCATGCCAATGAGTTGTATTTTCAAATGAATCCGAACCTCTCCAGTGCTGGCGTTCGTGAAGCCTTCATTTTTGGTGCGGCCAATGCCACCGGCACGCTCACCAGCACGGACGGCGTTGTCAATACTGCGTTTAACTTGGGCGCCCAGGGATTTTCAGTACTCACCGTGCCGCAGTCCTATGAACTCGCCAGCGATACGATCCAGAACAATGGTTTCAAGATCCAGTCCAGCAGCAACGTCAGTGGCTACTTCCTGAATCGGGCGCCTCAAACGACCGACATGACTTACTTGATCGACGGCAGCAAGCTCGGCACCAGTTATGTGGTGGCGGCTTACAGCGGCGCTGGCAGTGAACAAGTATCTGCTCAGGCAACGCAAAACAATACCACCGTGACCATCAATGCCGCCGGTGGTGGTTCCGTCACGAAAGTGCTCAACGCGGGTCAGACCTACATGATTTCCAGTGGCAGCGCCTTGACGGGTTCAACTGTCACAGCGGACAAGCCGATCGCGGTGTTCTCGGGTAATGCGTGCGCCAATATTCCGGTTGGCAATACCTACTGCGATCACATTGTTGAGCAAATGCCCAGCATCGCCCAACTGTCCAAAACATATTACGTCGCACCGACGCCGAGAACCGGGGTCAACGGTGACGTCGTGCGCATTGTTGCGTCGGCGGATGCCACGCAGGTCAAGGTGGACGGCGTGGTGTTGGCCACCCTCAACGCCGGCCAGTTCTCCGAAATTCGGGTTCCTGTCGGCAAAACGATCACGGCCGACAAGCCGATTCTGGTCGCCCAGTACCTGATCGGACAAACCGAGGCGAATGCCAACACCGATCCGGCGATGACGATCGTGCCTGGGGCAGATCAGTGGCTCAAGAGTTATGTATTCGCGACACCCTCCGGCACCGCGGATTTTCCGACCGACTACATCAGCCTGATTCTGGCCACTTCGGATGTCGCCTCTCTGAGGCTTGATGGGGCCGCCATTGCCGATCCATTTACCGCACTTGGCGGGGGCTTCAGTTTTGCGAACGTTGATGTATCAAGCAAGAGTGGCCCGTTCTCGATCACAGCCGGCAACCCGTTCCAGTTGTTGTTGAGTGGTTACGACGCTTATGACACTTACTTCACCTACGGCGGTGCGGTATTCTCCCCGGGCGCTTCTGAACCGCCACCAGTTCCCAATGGCGTACCGGAACCCGGTAGTCTTGCGCTTTTAGGGCTGGGTCTCGCCGCACTTGCAGGCTTGCGGCGCCAAAAGTCGGCCTGA
- a CDS encoding acyl-CoA dehydrogenase family protein, protein MLLTQDQEMIRDAVRAFAQAELWPNAAQWDKEHTFPKEAHQGLAALGAYGICVPEELGGANMDYLTVALVLEEIAAGDGGTSTAISVTNCPVNAILMRYGNTAQKRQWLTPLAQGQLLGAFCLTEPHVGSDASGLRTTATREGDAYVINGVKQFITSGQNGDVAIVIAVTDKGAGKKGMSAFIVPTNAPGYVVARLEDKLGQHSSDTAQINFDNCRIPAENLIGLEGEGYKIALGALEGGRIGIAAQSVGMARSAFEVALAYAKERQSFGTAIFNHQAVGFRLAECATQIEAARQLIWHAAALRDAGRPCLKEAAMAKLFASEMAEQVCSAAIQTLGGYGYVSDFPVERIYRDVRVCQIYEGTSDVQKIIIQRALS, encoded by the coding sequence ATGTTGCTAACCCAAGACCAGGAAATGATCCGCGACGCGGTGCGCGCCTTTGCCCAAGCCGAACTCTGGCCCAACGCCGCCCAGTGGGACAAGGAGCACACTTTTCCCAAGGAGGCGCACCAGGGGCTGGCCGCGCTGGGCGCCTACGGCATTTGCGTGCCGGAAGAACTGGGCGGCGCCAACATGGACTACCTGACGGTGGCGCTGGTGCTGGAGGAAATCGCCGCCGGTGACGGTGGCACCAGCACCGCGATCAGCGTCACCAACTGTCCGGTCAACGCCATCCTGATGCGCTACGGCAATACCGCGCAGAAGAGGCAATGGCTGACGCCGCTCGCGCAAGGCCAGTTGCTGGGTGCGTTTTGCCTGACCGAACCGCATGTGGGCTCGGACGCGTCCGGCCTGCGCACCACGGCCACGCGCGAAGGTGATGCTTATGTCATCAACGGCGTCAAGCAGTTCATCACCAGCGGCCAGAACGGCGACGTGGCCATCGTCATTGCCGTCACCGACAAGGGCGCGGGCAAGAAGGGCATGAGTGCCTTCATCGTGCCGACCAACGCACCCGGCTACGTGGTGGCCCGGCTGGAAGACAAGCTCGGCCAGCACAGCAGCGACACGGCACAGATCAACTTTGACAACTGCCGCATTCCTGCAGAGAACCTGATTGGACTGGAGGGCGAGGGCTACAAGATTGCCTTGGGCGCCCTGGAGGGTGGGCGCATCGGCATTGCCGCGCAGAGCGTGGGCATGGCGCGCAGCGCGTTTGAGGTGGCGCTGGCCTACGCCAAAGAGCGGCAAAGCTTTGGTACCGCCATCTTCAACCACCAGGCGGTCGGTTTCCGCCTGGCCGAGTGCGCCACGCAGATCGAGGCGGCGCGCCAGCTCATCTGGCATGCAGCCGCCTTGCGCGACGCCGGCCGCCCGTGCCTGAAAGAAGCCGCCATGGCCAAGCTGTTTGCCAGCGAAATGGCCGAGCAGGTCTGCAGCGCCGCCATCCAGACCCTGGGCGGCTACGGCTATGTCAGCGACTTTCCCGTCGAGCGCATCTACCGCGACGTGCGCGTGTGCCAGATTTATGAAGGCACGTCGGACGTGCAGAAGATCATCATTCAAAGAGCACTTTCCTGA
- a CDS encoding acetyl-CoA C-acyltransferase yields the protein MNDSIVIVSAARTPLGSFQGDFAGLAAHDLGGVAIQAALERASANSKLTPQMVDELIFGNCLMAGQGQAPARQAGFKGGLPKSTGAVTLSKMCGSAMRATMFAHDMLLAGSADVLMAGGMESMTNAPYLLQKARGGYRIGHDRIFDHMMLDGLEDAYEAGRSMGTFGEDCAAKYGFTRAQQDAFATTSVQRAQAATTSGAFAAEIAPVTIKGRAGDTVISIDQGPGKVKLDKIGSLKPAFKKDGTITAASSSSINDGAAALVLMRASTAAKLGCQPLARIVGHAVHAQEPEWFSTAPIGASQKVLAKAGWAVKDVELWEVNEAFAVVPMALMHDLKLSHEIVNVNGGACALGHPIGCSGARIIVTLMYALQARGLKKGVATLCIGGGEGTAVALEML from the coding sequence ATGAATGACTCTATCGTTATCGTCAGCGCTGCCCGCACCCCCTTGGGCAGCTTTCAGGGCGACTTTGCGGGCCTGGCGGCCCATGACCTGGGCGGCGTCGCCATTCAGGCCGCTCTTGAGCGTGCCAGCGCCAATTCCAAACTCACGCCCCAGATGGTGGATGAGCTGATCTTTGGCAACTGCCTGATGGCCGGCCAGGGCCAGGCCCCCGCGCGCCAGGCCGGCTTCAAGGGCGGCCTGCCCAAGAGCACCGGTGCCGTCACCCTGTCCAAGATGTGTGGCTCGGCCATGCGCGCCACCATGTTCGCCCACGACATGCTGCTCGCCGGCAGTGCCGACGTGCTGATGGCCGGTGGCATGGAGAGTATGACCAACGCACCCTATCTGCTGCAGAAAGCGCGCGGCGGCTACCGCATTGGCCACGACCGCATTTTTGACCACATGATGCTCGACGGCCTGGAAGACGCCTACGAGGCCGGTCGCTCGATGGGCACCTTTGGCGAAGACTGCGCCGCCAAATACGGTTTCACGCGCGCGCAACAGGACGCTTTTGCCACCACCAGCGTGCAGCGCGCACAAGCCGCCACCACCTCGGGCGCATTTGCCGCGGAAATCGCCCCGGTGACGATCAAGGGCCGTGCGGGTGACACCGTCATCTCCATCGACCAGGGCCCCGGCAAGGTCAAGCTCGACAAGATTGGCAGCCTCAAACCAGCCTTCAAGAAAGACGGCACCATCACGGCCGCCAGCAGCTCCAGCATCAACGACGGCGCCGCTGCGCTGGTGCTGATGCGCGCCTCCACCGCCGCCAAACTCGGCTGCCAGCCGCTGGCGCGCATCGTCGGCCACGCCGTGCATGCGCAAGAACCCGAATGGTTCTCGACCGCGCCCATCGGTGCCAGTCAAAAAGTGCTGGCCAAAGCCGGCTGGGCGGTCAAAGACGTGGAGCTGTGGGAAGTCAACGAAGCCTTTGCCGTGGTGCCGATGGCACTGATGCACGACCTCAAACTGAGCCATGAGATCGTCAACGTCAATGGCGGCGCCTGCGCGCTGGGCCACCCGATTGGCTGCAGCGGTGCCCGCATCATCGTGACGCTGATGTACGCGCTGCAGGCTCGCGGCCTGAAAAAAGGCGTCGCCACACTCTGCATCGGTGGCGGTGAAGGCACTGCCGTGGCGCTCGAAATGCTATAA
- the aceK gene encoding bifunctional isocitrate dehydrogenase kinase/phosphatase, which translates to MFPTRLDSSLAYDIAKAMMDGFNRHYRLFRTESARAKHRFETADWHGQQRAQRDRIEFYDLRVRECFMRLAREFKADEQPMEVWQQVKLHYIGLLVDHHQPELAETFFNSVTTKILHHSYFQNDFIFVRPAVSTEYIENDESETSPTYRSYYPTHDSLAEVLVQMVLDFDLRCPFADLDSDAARVQAAMVEQLGEVKLRANFQLQVLSGLFFRNKGCYIVGKLINGFNEFPFALPVLYGRAGQLVIDAVLFGEDDLLMLFSFARAYFMVDMEIPSAYVQYLRSMMPRKPRNEIYNALGLAKQGKTLFYRDFLHHQRHSTDKFRIAPGIKGMVMLVFDLPSFPYVFKVIKDFYPPPKDTTREQIKAKYLLVKQHDRVGRMADTLEYSEVGFPRARFDDELIAELEKFAPSQLEISDRDGDGRIEVIIKHVYIERRMIPLNIYLQEAFDAGGANPDDTSPAALRAREQIERGVIEYGNALKDLVAANIFPGDMLWKNFGITRHGKVVFYDYDEIEYITDCNFRKVPQARNEEDEMSGEVWYRVGPKDVFPETFAPFLLGNPFVREVFMKHHAELLDAAFWQSHKERIQAGHVYDVFPYDQGKRFHPEISDAQVPSSI; encoded by the coding sequence ATGTTTCCTACCCGGCTTGATTCCTCGCTGGCTTACGACATTGCCAAGGCCATGATGGATGGCTTTAACCGCCATTACCGCCTGTTCAGAACCGAGTCGGCGCGCGCCAAGCACCGCTTCGAGACGGCCGACTGGCATGGCCAGCAGCGCGCCCAGCGGGACCGGATCGAGTTTTATGACCTGCGGGTGCGTGAATGTTTTATGCGCCTGGCGCGCGAGTTCAAGGCGGACGAACAGCCCATGGAGGTGTGGCAGCAGGTCAAGCTGCATTACATCGGCCTGCTGGTGGACCACCACCAGCCCGAGCTGGCCGAGACTTTCTTCAATTCGGTGACGACCAAAATCCTGCACCACAGCTATTTCCAGAACGACTTTATCTTTGTGCGCCCGGCGGTGAGTACCGAGTACATCGAAAACGACGAGTCCGAGACCAGCCCGACCTACCGTTCCTACTACCCCACGCACGACAGCCTGGCCGAGGTGCTGGTGCAGATGGTGCTGGACTTTGATTTGCGCTGCCCGTTTGCCGACTTGGACAGCGACGCCGCGCGGGTGCAGGCGGCCATGGTCGAGCAACTGGGCGAGGTCAAGCTGCGCGCCAATTTTCAGCTTCAGGTGCTCTCCGGTCTGTTCTTTCGCAACAAGGGCTGCTACATCGTCGGCAAGCTGATCAACGGCTTTAATGAGTTTCCATTTGCCTTGCCGGTGTTGTACGGCAGGGCAGGTCAACTGGTGATTGATGCCGTCCTGTTTGGCGAGGATGATTTGCTGATGCTGTTCAGCTTTGCGCGCGCCTATTTCATGGTGGACATGGAAATACCGTCGGCCTATGTGCAGTACCTGCGCAGCATGATGCCGCGCAAGCCGCGCAACGAGATCTACAACGCCCTGGGGCTGGCCAAGCAGGGCAAGACGCTTTTTTACCGCGACTTTTTGCATCACCAGCGCCACTCCACTGACAAGTTCCGCATTGCGCCCGGCATCAAGGGCATGGTGATGCTGGTATTTGACCTGCCCTCGTTTCCTTACGTGTTCAAGGTCATCAAGGACTTTTACCCGCCGCCCAAAGACACCACGCGCGAGCAGATCAAGGCCAAGTATTTGCTGGTCAAGCAGCACGACCGGGTCGGGCGCATGGCCGACACGCTGGAATACAGCGAAGTGGGTTTTCCGCGCGCGCGCTTTGACGATGAATTGATCGCCGAGCTGGAGAAATTCGCGCCCAGCCAGCTCGAGATCAGCGACCGTGACGGCGACGGCCGCATTGAAGTCATCATCAAGCACGTCTATATTGAACGCCGCATGATTCCGCTCAACATTTACCTGCAGGAGGCGTTTGATGCCGGCGGCGCCAACCCGGACGACACCAGCCCGGCGGCGCTGCGGGCGCGTGAGCAGATCGAGCGCGGCGTCATCGAGTACGGCAACGCCCTGAAAGACCTGGTGGCGGCCAACATCTTCCCCGGCGACATGTTGTGGAAGAATTTTGGCATCACCCGCCACGGCAAGGTGGTGTTTTACGACTATGACGAGATCGAATACATCACCGACTGCAACTTCCGCAAGGTGCCGCAGGCGCGCAATGAAGAAGACGAGATGTCGGGCGAGGTCTGGTACCGGGTCGGCCCCAAGGACGTGTTCCCCGAAACCTTTGCACCTTTCTTGCTCGGCAACCCGTTTGTGCGCGAGGTGTTCATGAAGCACCACGCCGAGTTGCTGGACGCGGCTTTCTGGCAAAGCCACAAGGAGCGCATCCAGGCCGGGCACGTCTATGACGTGTTTCCGTATGACCAGGGCAAGCGCTTTCACCCGGAGATCAGCGATGCGCAAGTACCGTCATCGATCTGA
- the can gene encoding carbonate dehydratase encodes MNTSLQDLFAHNRAWAAQMALERPGFFTKLQSQQNPKYMWIGCSDSRVPANQITGLAPGEVFVHRNVANVVVHSDLNALSTIQFAVERLKVEHVLVVGHYGCSGVLAALQGARIGLADNWLRHIQDVRDRHQALLADLPEHARYDALVELNVIEQVVNVAQSTVLQDAWGSGQNVTLHGWAYGVHDGLLQDLHMSVLSPDELALRYQAAVARVGAAFRSPLNL; translated from the coding sequence ATGAACACCTCCCTGCAAGACCTCTTCGCCCACAACCGCGCCTGGGCCGCGCAAATGGCACTGGAGCGGCCGGGCTTTTTTACCAAGCTGCAAAGTCAGCAGAATCCCAAATACATGTGGATTGGCTGCTCCGACAGCCGGGTGCCGGCCAACCAGATCACCGGGCTGGCACCGGGCGAGGTGTTTGTGCACCGCAATGTCGCCAATGTGGTGGTGCATTCTGACCTGAACGCCTTGTCCACCATCCAGTTTGCGGTGGAACGCCTGAAGGTGGAACATGTGCTGGTGGTGGGCCACTATGGTTGCTCGGGTGTGCTCGCAGCGCTGCAGGGTGCGCGTATCGGCTTGGCGGACAACTGGCTGCGCCATATTCAGGATGTGCGTGACCGGCACCAGGCGCTGCTGGCGGATTTGCCAGAGCATGCGCGTTATGACGCGCTGGTGGAGTTGAATGTGATCGAGCAGGTGGTTAACGTGGCGCAAAGCACGGTGCTGCAAGACGCCTGGGGCTCGGGGCAGAACGTGACCCTGCATGGCTGGGCCTATGGCGTGCACGATGGTCTGTTGCAGGACCTGCACATGAGCGTGTTGAGCCCGGATGAGCTGGCGCTGCGTTATCAGGCGGCCGTGGCCCGCGTCGGCGCCGCCTTTCGCAGTCCTTTGAATTTGTAA
- a CDS encoding isovaleryl-CoA dehydrogenase: MNLPGLNFQLGEDVDALRDTVYEFAQREIAPRAAAIDKNDQFPMDLWRKMGDLGLLGITVGEEYGGANMGYLAHMVAMEEISRASASVALSYGAHSNLCVNQIKRNGSLEQRQKYLPKLISGEHVGALAMSESGAGSDVLGMTLKAEDKGGFYLLNGSKMWITNGPDADTLVVYAKSDPELGARGVSAFLIEKGMPGFSVAQKLDKLGMRGSHTGELVFNNVEVPAQNILGGLNNGAKVLMSGLDYERAVLTGGPLGIMQAVMDNVMPYIHDRKQFGQSIGEFQLIQGKVADLYTVLQAGRAFAYTVAKNLDLLGAEHVRQVRKDCASVILWTAEKATWMAGEGVQIFGGNGYINEYPLGRLWRDAKLYEIGAGTSEIRRMLIGRELFAQTS, translated from the coding sequence ATGAACCTGCCCGGACTTAACTTTCAACTCGGTGAAGACGTTGATGCGCTGCGCGACACCGTGTACGAATTTGCGCAACGCGAGATCGCGCCGCGCGCCGCCGCCATTGACAAAAATGACCAGTTCCCGATGGACCTGTGGCGCAAGATGGGCGACCTGGGCCTGCTGGGCATCACCGTCGGCGAGGAGTACGGTGGCGCCAACATGGGCTACCTGGCGCATATGGTGGCGATGGAAGAGATCTCCCGCGCCTCGGCCTCGGTGGCCTTGAGCTACGGTGCCCACAGCAACCTGTGCGTGAACCAGATCAAGCGCAACGGCAGCCTGGAGCAGCGGCAAAAATACCTGCCCAAGCTGATCTCGGGTGAGCATGTCGGCGCCTTGGCCATGAGCGAATCCGGCGCGGGCAGCGATGTGCTGGGCATGACGCTCAAAGCCGAAGACAAGGGCGGCTTTTACCTGCTCAACGGCAGCAAGATGTGGATCACCAACGGCCCGGACGCCGACACGCTGGTGGTGTATGCCAAGAGCGACCCCGAGCTGGGCGCGCGTGGCGTCTCCGCCTTTTTGATCGAGAAGGGCATGCCCGGCTTCTCGGTCGCGCAAAAGCTCGACAAACTGGGCATGCGCGGCAGTCATACCGGTGAACTGGTGTTCAACAATGTGGAGGTGCCAGCGCAGAACATCCTGGGCGGCCTCAACAACGGCGCCAAGGTGCTGATGAGCGGGCTGGACTACGAGCGCGCCGTGCTCACCGGCGGGCCGCTTGGCATCATGCAGGCGGTGATGGACAACGTGATGCCCTACATCCACGACCGCAAGCAGTTCGGCCAGAGCATTGGCGAGTTCCAGCTGATCCAGGGCAAGGTGGCTGACCTGTACACCGTGCTGCAGGCCGGGCGCGCGTTTGCCTACACCGTGGCCAAGAACCTGGACCTGCTCGGAGCAGAGCATGTGCGCCAGGTGCGCAAGGACTGCGCGTCGGTCATTTTGTGGACGGCTGAAAAAGCCACCTGGATGGCGGGTGAGGGCGTGCAGATATTTGGCGGCAACGGTTACATCAATGAGTACCCGCTGGGGCGCCTGTGGCGCGACGCCAAGCTGTACGAGATTGGTGCGGGCACCAGTGAGATTCGCCGCATGTTGATCGGGAGAGAGCTGTTTGCGCAGACTTCTTGA
- a CDS encoding MerR family transcriptional regulator encodes MALTYNISDLAKEFDLTTRAMRFYEDMGLLQPERTGPGGRSRVYSGRDRTRLKLTLRAKRLGFSLSEAKEIIDMYDSPRDTGAQLQKFLLVLAEHQKQLEAQMTDLQANLDELKEHQREARALLAASSKKPAASRSAAKPSTQPNGDKNEPART; translated from the coding sequence ATGGCACTCACTTACAACATCAGCGACCTGGCCAAGGAATTTGACCTGACCACGCGGGCGATGCGCTTTTATGAGGACATGGGCCTGTTGCAACCCGAGCGCACCGGCCCAGGTGGGCGTTCGCGGGTCTACAGCGGGCGTGACCGCACCCGCCTGAAGCTCACCTTGCGCGCCAAGCGGCTGGGTTTCAGCCTGAGCGAGGCCAAGGAAATCATTGACATGTACGACAGCCCGCGCGATACCGGCGCGCAGCTGCAGAAATTCCTGCTGGTGCTGGCCGAACACCAGAAACAGCTCGAAGCCCAGATGACCGATCTGCAGGCCAACCTGGATGAGCTCAAGGAGCACCAGCGCGAGGCCCGCGCCCTGCTGGCCGCCAGCAGCAAGAAACCAGCGGCCAGCCGCAGCGCCGCCAAACCATCAACTCAACCCAACGGAGACAAAAATGAACCTGCCCGGACTTAA
- a CDS encoding MBL fold metallo-hydrolase — translation MKPPEPPGTNPHADKLEQQLHYPLGHTLPTPGTAVTVAPGVKWLRMGLPFALNHINLWLLRDEIDGQPGWSVVDCCISSEPAKAQWEQVFANELDSLPILRVIVTHMHPDHIGLAHWLCERWQVRLWISATDFGLARIGSQGPNGFSSDAAAAFFALHGLSDPDSLEKIRGRGSYFSTLVPAVPRQYRRLQDSDVLTIGGRAWLCVSGYGHAPEHISLYCAELQVLIGGDMMLPRISTNVSVYDQEPESNPLRQFLDSIDKFKALPAQTLTLPAHGKPFTGLHARIQQLHDHHDERLLEVMQACTVKPCSAAELLPLLFKRALDLHQTTFAMGESIAHLHALWFEGRLQRRLGDDGVYRFGAGAGI, via the coding sequence TTGAAACCACCTGAACCCCCCGGCACAAATCCACACGCCGATAAACTCGAACAGCAATTGCACTACCCGCTGGGCCACACCCTGCCCACGCCCGGCACGGCTGTCACGGTGGCGCCGGGCGTGAAGTGGCTGCGTATGGGCTTGCCGTTTGCGCTCAATCACATCAACCTCTGGCTCTTGCGCGATGAAATCGACGGCCAGCCGGGCTGGAGCGTGGTCGACTGCTGCATCAGCTCCGAGCCGGCCAAGGCGCAATGGGAGCAGGTCTTTGCCAACGAACTCGACAGTCTGCCGATCCTGCGCGTGATCGTGACCCACATGCACCCGGACCATATTGGCCTGGCGCACTGGCTGTGCGAGCGCTGGCAGGTGCGCTTGTGGATCAGCGCCACCGATTTCGGCCTGGCACGCATCGGCAGCCAGGGCCCGAACGGTTTCAGCAGCGACGCGGCGGCCGCGTTTTTTGCCTTGCATGGCTTGAGCGACCCGGACTCCCTGGAAAAAATCAGGGGCCGCGGCAGCTATTTTTCGACCCTGGTGCCTGCGGTGCCGCGCCAGTACCGGCGCCTGCAGGACAGCGACGTGCTCACCATTGGCGGGCGCGCCTGGTTGTGCGTCAGCGGCTACGGCCATGCGCCCGAGCACATCTCGCTGTACTGCGCAGAATTGCAGGTACTCATCGGCGGCGACATGATGCTGCCGCGCATCTCCACCAACGTCAGCGTCTACGACCAGGAACCCGAATCGAACCCGCTCAGGCAGTTCCTCGATTCCATCGACAAATTCAAAGCCCTGCCCGCCCAGACGCTCACCCTGCCGGCCCACGGCAAGCCCTTTACCGGCTTGCATGCGCGCATTCAACAATTACACGACCATCATGACGAGCGGCTGCTTGAAGTGATGCAGGCCTGCACCGTCAAGCCGTGCAGCGCCGCCGAGCTGCTGCCGCTGCTGTTCAAACGCGCGCTGGACCTGCATCAGACCACCTTTGCCATGGGTGAGTCGATTGCCCACCTGCATGCGCTGTGGTTTGAGGGGCGGTTGCAGCGCAGGCTCGGCGACGATGGGGTTTATCGCTTTGGGGCTGGCGCTGGCATTTGA
- a CDS encoding anaerobic C4-dicarboxylate transporter family protein — protein sequence MTVSIVLQFLVVLAAIWMGARSSGIGLGLWGAVGLMVLVGAFGLTPTSPPIDVMLIILAVIMAASVMEAAGGIDFLVGIAERIIRANPKYVTIVAPLTTWTFTFLAGTGHIVYPLLPVIYETAHRSGIRPERPMAVATIASQQAITASPVAAATAAMIGMFAEKGMTGWGLREILMICVPATLVGVIAAAIVSMFIGKDLKDDKVYQARLAAGEIPAPQSAAGRPALKPTAKLAAFVFLSGVALVVLFGFFPALRQLPGAKSPLSMPIVIEIIMMSIAAIMLLLTQVAVDDVPKTATLRAGVVAVIGIFGLAWLGDSFISANKDLIVPAIGEWAKVAPWTFAFGLFLASVLLYSQAATTRALMPLGVVLGIPPQFLIGMFPAVNGYFFIPTYGSLIAAINFDLSGTTKIGRYVLNHSFMIPGLVATAVSVATGLLIARMIF from the coding sequence ATGACAGTTTCAATTGTTCTTCAATTCCTGGTCGTGTTAGCGGCCATCTGGATGGGGGCACGATCCTCGGGCATTGGTCTGGGTTTGTGGGGCGCGGTGGGTCTGATGGTGCTGGTCGGTGCCTTTGGCCTCACGCCAACGTCGCCGCCGATCGATGTGATGCTGATCATCCTGGCCGTCATCATGGCCGCGTCTGTCATGGAAGCGGCTGGCGGCATCGACTTTCTGGTCGGGATCGCCGAGCGCATCATCCGGGCCAATCCGAAGTACGTGACGATCGTCGCGCCACTCACGACCTGGACCTTCACCTTCCTCGCCGGAACGGGGCACATCGTCTATCCGCTGCTGCCGGTGATCTATGAGACGGCGCACCGCAGCGGCATCCGTCCGGAACGACCGATGGCGGTGGCCACCATCGCCTCGCAGCAGGCCATCACCGCCAGCCCGGTTGCCGCGGCCACGGCGGCCATGATCGGCATGTTTGCCGAAAAGGGCATGACGGGCTGGGGACTGCGTGAGATCCTGATGATTTGCGTGCCCGCCACGCTCGTCGGCGTCATCGCCGCAGCCATCGTTTCCATGTTCATCGGCAAGGACCTGAAGGACGACAAGGTGTACCAGGCGCGGCTCGCCGCCGGCGAGATACCGGCGCCCCAATCGGCCGCTGGGCGCCCGGCGCTCAAGCCGACGGCGAAACTGGCTGCGTTTGTCTTCCTGAGCGGTGTTGCATTGGTCGTGCTGTTCGGCTTCTTCCCGGCACTGCGGCAACTGCCCGGGGCAAAAAGCCCGCTGTCCATGCCGATCGTCATCGAAATCATCATGATGTCCATCGCTGCGATCATGCTTTTGCTGACCCAAGTCGCTGTTGACGATGTTCCCAAGACCGCCACCTTGCGTGCCGGCGTGGTCGCGGTCATCGGTATTTTTGGCCTGGCCTGGCTCGGCGACAGTTTCATTTCCGCCAACAAGGACTTGATTGTTCCAGCCATCGGCGAATGGGCGAAGGTCGCGCCCTGGACCTTTGCCTTCGGTCTGTTCCTGGCCTCGGTGTTGCTTTACAGCCAGGCTGCAACCACCCGTGCGCTGATGCCGCTTGGGGTGGTATTGGGTATCCCGCCCCAGTTCCTGATCGGTATGTTTCCGGCGGTCAATGGCTACTTCTTCATTCCCACCTATGGTTCACTGATTGCAGCGATCAACTTCGACTTGTCCGGAACCACCAAAATTGGACGCTACGTTCTGAACCACTCGTTCATGATTCCCGGACTGGTGGCCACGGCGGTGTCGGTCGCGACCGGGCTGCTGATCGCACGCATGATTTTCTGA